A genomic window from Pseudomonadales bacterium includes:
- a CDS encoding Na+/H+ antiporter NhaC family protein has product MHSAGTEMSGWGLWSLLPLAVTLILAFVSRSALIAMLIGVFIGTLMIGALPGVGLNELLQSSLGNSDFIWICEIVILIGILFEGFKRSGVLLALAERFGGATHSPRRAALTAWGLGFLIIDDYFSPLMTGAVVRPMSDRAGMPREKLAFILDATTASVCILVPFTAWGAYMASLIAAQGGPVTSAEEGLRVFIGSIGYNFYPLLILCFSLLVCLRVIPDFGPMRRAEQRAAETGALVRPGANPLLDSDNDLGASSEGASLLSELALPVALVVGIGVGSLVIAGSVQIVEAFMAGVVSLVGVLLLRRRLRSASEIAALILDGARSVMPALLIVALAYALNTVAGQLGVGEAIVAAFSGSFEPGWLVPLTFVITAAIGFSTGTSWGAFAMMMPVAVPVAYAFSSGELTPIVYQTIAAVAGGGIFGDHASPVSDTTVLASLGAGSDHMDHVITQLPYALLAAALTTGLYLLL; this is encoded by the coding sequence ATGCACAGTGCCGGGACCGAAATGAGCGGCTGGGGCCTCTGGTCGCTGCTGCCCCTGGCAGTGACACTGATTCTGGCTTTCGTTTCTCGCTCCGCGCTGATCGCGATGCTCATCGGGGTTTTCATCGGCACACTCATGATCGGCGCCCTTCCCGGAGTGGGTCTGAATGAGTTGTTGCAGTCGTCGCTGGGCAATTCAGACTTCATCTGGATCTGCGAAATCGTGATTCTCATCGGCATCCTCTTCGAAGGGTTCAAGCGCTCCGGCGTGCTGCTGGCTCTGGCGGAGCGATTCGGTGGCGCCACCCATTCGCCACGCCGTGCGGCGCTCACGGCATGGGGTCTGGGATTTCTGATCATCGATGACTACTTCAGTCCACTGATGACGGGTGCGGTGGTGCGTCCGATGTCGGATCGGGCGGGTATGCCCCGGGAAAAGCTCGCTTTCATACTGGATGCCACGACCGCCTCGGTGTGCATTCTGGTGCCGTTTACCGCCTGGGGCGCCTATATGGCCAGTCTGATCGCCGCCCAGGGTGGTCCGGTCACATCGGCTGAGGAAGGTCTTCGGGTTTTCATCGGCTCGATCGGCTACAACTTCTATCCCCTGCTGATTCTCTGTTTCTCACTGCTCGTGTGCCTTCGTGTTATTCCGGATTTCGGGCCGATGCGACGCGCCGAGCAGCGGGCTGCGGAAACCGGCGCACTGGTGCGTCCCGGAGCCAATCCCCTGCTGGATTCAGACAACGACCTCGGCGCCTCCAGCGAGGGTGCCTCATTGCTGTCTGAACTGGCGCTGCCGGTAGCGCTGGTGGTGGGAATCGGTGTGGGTTCTCTGGTCATCGCGGGTTCGGTGCAGATTGTTGAGGCCTTCATGGCGGGTGTCGTCAGCCTGGTGGGCGTGCTGCTGCTGCGGCGCCGTCTGCGCAGTGCGTCTGAAATCGCCGCACTCATACTGGATGGTGCCCGGAGCGTGATGCCTGCGCTGCTCATCGTTGCACTGGCGTACGCGCTGAATACAGTCGCTGGTCAACTCGGCGTCGGTGAGGCGATCGTGGCTGCTTTCTCGGGCAGTTTTGAACCGGGCTGGCTGGTGCCGCTGACCTTTGTGATCACCGCCGCCATCGGCTTCAGTACCGGCACTTCCTGGGGTGCATTTGCCATGATGATGCCGGTGGCGGTACCCGTCGCCTATGCATTTTCCAGTGGCGAGTTGACCCCCATCGTCTATCAGACGATTGCGGCTGTGGCCGGAGGCGGTATCTTCGGTGACCATGCATCACCGGTGTCCGATACCACGGTGCTGGCTTCCCTGGGAGCCGGGTCAGACCACATGGATCATGTGATTACTCAGCTTCCTTATGCTCTGCTGGCAGCAGCACTTACCACGGGTCTTTACCTGCTGTTGTGA